AGCGAGCCCAAAGCCTGCGCCAACATCTGACTGACGCTGGTTTTGCCGTTGGTACCGGTCACGCCGATCACCCGCAGGTGTTTGCTGGGCTGCTGATGGAAACGGCTGGCGATATCCGACAATTGCGCTGCCAGGCCGCTGATCGGCAGCATCGGTACGGACGCGGCAGGTACATTGGCGCCGCCGGCTTCGTAGGCTACCGCCGCCGCGCCACAGGCCAGCGCCTGAGGAATATGTTTGCGACCGTCTTGCTTCAACCCGGGCACCGCCAGAAACAACACACCTGGCTTGACCTGACGACTGTCCAGGGCCAGACCGTCGATCATCACCGACTCGCCGTGCCAATCTGGAAACAGCTGCTTGAGAGGCATCATCCGCGTGACCCCTCCTCTGGTTTGGCTGGTGGCAACTCGACCTGCTGCAACGCCGGCAAATCATCCGGCGTCACGTTCATCAGTCGCAATGCACCAGACATGATTTCGCCAAATACCGGTGCCGCGACCAGGCCGCCGTAGTAGTCGCCCTTGCTGGGCTCGTCGATCACTACCACCGCGGCGAAGCGCGGGTTGCTGATGGGCGCGATGCCGGCAAATACCGAGCGATAACGGTGCTTGGCATAGCCGCCCGCTTCGGTCTTGTGCACAGTGCCGGTCTTTCCGCCTATTTGATAACCGGGCACTCTTGCCCGCGAGCCAGTCCCACCTTCACCGTCGACAACGCCGCGAAGCATGGTCAGCAATTGCTTGCTGACTTCTTCAGGGATGATCTGCTCCCCGGTTTGGGGTTCGTTTACCTTTAACAGCGACAAGGGCAGGCGGCGGCCGTTATTCGCCAAAGTGGCATAGGCCTGAGCCAACTGCGTTGCCGTGACCGACAGGCCGTAACCATAAGACAGAGTCGCGGTTTCGACCGGGGGCCAGCGTCGACGAGCGGGCAAGCTGCCGGTGCTTTCACCGGGAAATCCAATCCCGGTGTACTCGCCAAATCCCAGCTTGCTTAACAAGTCATAGATACTTTCCGCGCCAATATCCAGCGCGATCTTGACCACGCCGACGTTACTCGACTTCAGGATCACACCGGACAAATCCAGCATGCCGTAGTTGCGAAAATCCCGAACTGTCATGGTCGCCACGCGCATGGTGCCAGGCCGCGTATCCATCACGGTGGTGGGCTCATAGCGGCCGGTCATCAAGCCGGCGGCAACGGTAAAGGACTTGATCGGCGAGCCGGGCTCGAATACATCGGTCAAAGCCCGGTTACGCATCATATCGGGCTTGAGATTGGAGCGATTGTTCGGGTTGTAGCTGGGGTGATTGGCCATAGCCAGAATTTCGCCCGTGCGAATGTCCACCAGCACGGCAGACCCTGCTTTGGCGCCAAACTGCTTGAGCGCCTCACGCAGCTCGCGATGAGCGATATATTGCAGACGCAAGTCCAGGGACAGCGCCAGATCATTGCCTGGCCGCGCATTGCTGACGACCTGCACATCCTTGATCAGACGGCCACGACGATCCTGAAGCACTTGGCGCTTGCCGGGTACGCCTTGCAACCAATCGTTGTAGGTCAGCTCTAGACCTTCCTGACCTGCTTCATCGACGTTGGTAAAACCCACCAGATGCGCTGCCACTTCGCCGGTAGGATAGAAGCGCCGATATTCTTCGATGCTGTAAACGCCGGGTATCTTGAGCGCCACGACCTTCTCGCCATCCTGTGGCGTCATGTGTCGGCGCAGATAGATGAATTCGCGTGAGGCATTGGCTTTCAAGCGTTCGGCGAAGGTCGCAGGGTCGGTGCCCAGTGCGCGCGCCAGCTCGGGCCAGCGCGCCTCATGGCCGATCAACTGGGTCGGATTGGCCCAGAGCGTCAGCACTGGCGTACTAACGGCCATGGGTTCGCCATGCCGGTCGGTAATCAGGCCACGATGCGCAGGAATAACGGTATGGCGGACACTGCGCTTGTCCCCTTCGCCCTTGAGGAAACCATCATCAAGCACATGCAACTCGACAATACGCCAGGATATCGCCAAGCAACATATCGCCAATACGCCGATGACCACCAGAAAGCGCCACGGCGGCAGGGTGAAGCTCGGCTTGAACTTCATCATGGCTTCACCAGAATCACTTCAACGGCCTCGGGCACTCGCATATTCAGCTGGCTGGCGGCCAATGATTCGACGCGATTGTGCGCAGTCCAGGTACTTTGTTCGAGAATCAAGCGCCCCCACTCTGCCTGAGCCTTCTCACGCTGGGACATTTCCGCCGCCAGATCATTGAGCATGACCCGACTCCAGTGGGCGCTATAGGCCACGGCGAGCGCGCTGACCACGACCAATACCCAGACGATCGCCAGCCAACCGCTGCTACGCGGCAGGCGGTGACGCTCGACCAGTAGAGGCAGTTGGCTGCTCATCAGCGTTTCTCCGCAATGCGTAGCACCGCGCTTCGGGCTCGGGGATTTCCTGCGACCTCGGCGGCAGAGGGCTTGATCGCCTTACCCACCAAATTGATGCTGACCTGAATATCGGCGTCGCGGATCGGCAGATCGCGCGGCAATGGCGCGCCTTTGGCTTCACGCCGCATGAACAGCTTGACCATGCGATCTTCAAGGGAATGGAAACTGATGACAGCCAGACGGCCGCCCGGCGCCAGCACGTCCAGCGCGGCTTTAAGGCCGTCCGCCAGATCATCCAGCTCGCGATTGATAAAGATGCGGATGCCCTGGAACGCGCGGGTAGCCGGATGCTTGTGCTTTTCCCAGGCCGGGTTGGCCTCTTTGAGAACTTCAGCCAGATCGCCTGTGCGGGAAAACGGCTGTTGCGCGCGGCGCGTCACTACAGCCCGCGCCATGCGTTTGGAGAAGCGCTCTTCGCCGTACTCCTTGAGCACGGTGGCGATGTCTTCTTCCGCTGCACTGTTGATCCACTCAGCCGCACTCTGGCCGCTGGTCGGATCCATGCGCATGTCCAGCGGTCCGTCCTGCATAAAGCTGAAGCCGCGTTCGGCATCATCCAGCTGCGGCGAGGACACACCCAGATCCAGCAGCACGCCATCGACCTGGCCATGCAAGCCGCGCTGGCGCAACTCTTCGGCCATGTCGGCAAAAGAGCGTTGTATAACGACAAAGCGGCCGTCTTCGGCCGCCAGCTGTTCACCGACCCGGATAGCCTCCGGATCCTTGTCGAAGCCGATCAGCCGGCCCTCCTCGGAGAGCCTTGCCAGCACCGCGCGGCTATGTCCGCCGCGCCCGAAGGTGCCGTCTACATAAAGGCCGCCGGGGCGCACTGCAAGACCATCAAGGGCCTCATCGAGCAGTACACTGACGTGTCCGTAAAGCGTTTCCATAATCAGAGCCTCAATGTATGCAGCTCGGTCGGCATCGCGCCAACGTCCTGCACTTCGTTGAGGTAGGCACTGGTGGTAGCCTCCCAGGCATCTTCACTCCAGAGCTCGAACTTGTTCACTTGGCCAACCAGCATGACCTTTTTGTCCAACCCGGCGTATTCGCGCAACAGCGGCGGCACAACGAAGCGGCCGTTGCTGTCCAGCTCGATATCATTGGCATTACCGATCAACAGGCGCTGCATGCGCTTCACCTGAGGATTGATGTTAGGCAGGTTGCCGAGGGTTTCTTCAATCTCATCCCACTCAGCCTGGGGATAGATCCACAGGCAACGATCTTCCAGAGCAATGGTCGCAACCAATTGACCACCGCAAGCGCCCAGGAGCCGGTCGCGATAACGCGCAGGCATCGCCAGTCGCCCTTTGGCGTCCAGATTGATGGCGTTGGCTCCTCGGAACACGTTGATCGCTTCCCCTGATGAAAATGCTGCTTATCGGGCGTCTTTTACCAAAACAACCCACTTTTACCCACTTCATACCACTTCGGCACACTATAGGAACCCGACGCAGGCACCGTCAAGTAAGGAGTTCACGAAAAAAGTGTTATGTGGCAGGGGTTTAGTAGCAAAAACAGGGGTATTGAAGAGATATGACCTTAACTATCCGGGATCAACTTCATAACCTACAGATGGATGCCATCCATAGTTAAAGTGAATTATCACGATTAAGATTTTTTTGATCTAACAGGAGGGGTTTTGACGACGAGAGATAAAAATAAGAGTTGGCCTGTAAGCCGGGTTCTGTCGTGAACAGTCATTCCTCTACGACAGCCATCACTGACTGCCTCTAGCAACCTACCCGAACCCAGTGCGGGCCACACCCAAGGGTTCCTATTTGGTCTTGCTCCGAGTGGGGTTTACCATGCCACGAACTGTTGCCAGTCGCGCGGTGCGCTCTTACCGCACCCTTTCACCCTTACCTGATCCTCTTACGAGGCCATCGGCGGTCTACTCTCTGCTGCACTTTCCGTAGGCTCACGCCCCCCAGGGATTACCTGGCACTCTGCCCTATGGAGCCCGGACTTTCCTCCCTACCGCAAAGCGATACGGCGACTGTCCAGCCAACTCTTAGGAGCAAGGTTAGCCGGGTTCGGCGTCAGCGGCAAGTGGAGTATAGCGGCGCACCATAACAGTGCTTGCCGCGCACCACCTCGAGGCAGAAAATTCCCGGTTCGCCCCGGCGCTTTGTGCTCCATTGCAGTGCAGCCCCCGGATAGCTGTAATTGTCAGCGTTGGCACAACCCCTGCATTGTTTAACCTCGCATACGAGATCCGGGTCTGTCTGACCCCAACAACGTAGCCTAGCCTGGCCGGGCCTCGCCCCCGGGTTAAATACAAATTGGCACCAATGGACAACTAGGGTTCCGATCTGCCTGGCAGATGACTGGTCCGAGAGTTGTCGACCTCCGCGAGGGGGTTACACGGCGGGATAAAAGCCCGGGAGAGCCTCAGACAGCTGAGATCTCGTTACCTGTAACCCGTGGAGACTGCCATGCCTGTCGTACCTTTATTCCAGATTGTCTCGCCGCTGCGCACTTTCCCTCTGGCAGGGAGCCGTCTATGTCGCGTCTGATGAACCGCAAACCCGGCCGCGTACTGCATCTGGGTCTGGTGCTGTTGCCCTTCGCCCTGCTGCTATTGCTATACCTCGCAAGCTCGCAGGCACGCCTGGCAGACAATCCCAACGATAAGCTGTTACCGAGCTTTACCCAGATGGCCGACGCGGTCGATCGCATGGCCTTTACCCCGGACAAACGCACTGGCGCCTATCTCTGGTGGGACGACACCAGCGCCAGTCTGAAACGTCTGGGTACCGGTCTGGGCATCGCTGCAGTAACCAGCCTGGTGCTCGGCATGGCCATGTTGATTCCACTGCTGCGCAATCCGCTGTCGCCGCTGGTAACGGTAATCTCGATGATTCCGCCGCTGTCGATTCTACCCATTCTGTTTATCGTGCTGGGCTTGGGCGAGCTGTCCAAGGTCATGCTGATCGTCATCGGTATAACACCGGTGCTGATCCGCGATATGCAACAACGGGTCAGCGAGATACCCACCGAGCTGCTGGTCAAGGCGCAGACCCTGGGCGCCAATACCTGGCAGGTACTGATCCGCGTCGTGCTGCCGCAACTGCTGCCCCGGCTTCTGCAGGGCTTGTGCCTAGCACTGGGGCCGGCCTGGCTGTTTCTGATCGCCGCGGAAGCCATTGCCTCCACCGACGGCCTGGGCTACCGCATCTTTCTGGTCCGCCGTTACCTGGCCATGGACGTGATTCTGCCCTATGTCGCCTGGATCACACTGCTGGCCTTCATCATGGATCGCGCGCTGAAAGGCATTTGCCGGGCGCTCTTTCCCTGGTTCGAACCCAAGGGAGCGCATTGATATGAGCGCCATCTCCATTCAGAACGTCTGGCAGCAGTACGATGATAACGTCGTGCTGGAAAACCTTAACCTGGACGTCGCCAGTGGCGAGTTCATCACCATGGTTGGCGCCTCCGGCTGCGGCAAATCAACCTTCCTGCGTTTGCTGTTAGGTCAGGAAAAACCCAGCAAGGGTCAAATCCTGCTGGACGGCGAGCCGCTGGCTGCCGAACCCGGCCCGGAGCGTGGCGTGGTATTTCAGCGCTACTCGGTCTTCCCGCACCTGACGGTACTGGGCAACGTGATGCTCGGGCTCGAACTGCAGAGCTCGCCCTTGCTCGGACGCCTGTTCGGCAGCCAGCGCAAGGAGGCCCGTGATCGCAGCGTGGCCATACTCGAGTCGGTCGGCCTTGGTCATGCGTTGAATCAGTATCCGCATGCCCTGTCCGGCGGTATGCAACAGCGTCTGGCGATTGCCCAGGCGCTGGTCAAAACGCCGCGCATATTGTTGCTGGATGAACCCTTCGGCGCACTCGATCCCGGCATCCGCAAGGACATGCATGAGCTCTTGCTGTCCCTGTGGAAGAAATCCGGCCTCACGGTATTCATGGTCACCCATGACCTGAGCGAAGGCTTCACCTTGGGTACCCGCCTGATGGTATTCGACAAGACCCGTATCGACCCGCAGGCCCCCGGCGCCTATGGCGCGCGCATCACCTACGACATTCCCCTGAACAGTGATCGACTGGCAGCCCGCGCCGCACTGGATGCGCTGCCGGAGCGCATTACTGGCAAAGCGGCGACACCTGATCTGCAAGGAGCTTCTGCATGACTATCCCAGCGCCTCTGCGCACCACACTATTTGAAGAAACACTGCCCGGTGGTGGCCACACCTCGTTCGTGCTAAAGCGCGGCCAACTGCTACGCCTGACCGATATAGAAGGCAGCGCCAATGTCAGCATGATGCTGTTCAACGCCCATGAAAAAAGTGAGCGCCTGAACCTGCCAGACAGCCTCAAGTGCCAACACACCGCCAAACTCACCGCCGGCCACTGCCTGTATTCCGACATGGGCCGGGTGCTGGCCGCCATCGTCACCGATACCTGTGGGTGGAGTGACAGTTTCGGCGGTGTACTGAATGCCGAAGAGGTCAAAGCCCACTATGGCGAAGGCCGCTATCAGGAACTGCGCAACGGTTTCTTCCGCAACGGTGTAGATAATCTGCTGGTGGAGATGGGTAAGTGGAACATGAACCTCGCGGATCTTCTGATGACGCTGAACCTGTTCAGCAAGGTCACCATCGATGCGGAAGGTCGCTTTCAATTCCACGCGAATAATTCCGCTGCCGGCGATCTGATAGAGCTCTACGCACCGATGGATACCCTCGTGGTACTGACCGCACTCCAACACCCCATGGATCCGAATCCGCAGTACGCACCCAAACCGGTCCAGCTCAGCTGGCATCAGGTCGCCGATGACGGCATCACCGTGCTCTGCCGCAACACCCGCGCAGAAAATGTGCGCGGCCTGTACAACACCGATCGCATTCACCTCTGAGGGCCACACCATGACACTGACCCACAGCGACAAACAGCCAGACAACGCCAGCTTGCGCAGCCACATTGCCGCTGGCGAACCCTTCATGCTCGACATCAAGGCCGGCCAGACCGTGCGCTTGCTGGATCTGGAGGGCAATCAGGCTGTAGATACACTGTTCTACAGCGCCAGCAACCCGCGTGAACGCTATGACGTGCAACGCACCCTGCGCCGTCAGAACAGCGTCTACCTGACCGCGGGAAGCGTGCTCTACAGCAACATGGGCAACCCGATGCTGACCATCAGCGCCGACACCTGTGGCCGCCACGACACCCTCGGTGGCGCCTGCGCTCAGGAAAGCAATACCGTGCGCTATGCGCTGAACACCCGCTATATGCACAGCTGCCGCGACAACTTTCTGCGCGCCAGCCTGCATGACGGGCGCCTGACCAAGGCCGACATCAGCGCCAATATCAACTTCTTCATGAACGTGCCGGTCACGCCCGAAGGCGGCTTGACCTTTGAAGACGGCATTTCCGGCGCGGGCAAATACGTCGAGCTGGTCGCACACATGGACATCATTATCCTGATTTCCAACTGCCCGCAGCTGAATAATCCGTGCAACGGCTATAACCCGACGCCGGCGGAAATACTGGTCTGGGACCAGTAAGTCGCGCGCCTCCAGCTAACAACGGTATAGCTCCGGGACGACCCAGGGAGCATTAAGTAGTGAACCAGGACGACCTGGCCGAGGAACAACCATGTTCGATACCTTGTTGATTGCCAACCGCGGCGCCATTGCCTGCCGCATCCTGCGCACCTTGAAAAGCCTCGACGTTCGCGGCGTGGCCGTGTATTCCGAAGCCGATGCAGCGAGCCTGCACCTTCAGCAGGCCGAAGAGGCAATCTCCCTCGGCGAAGGCGCCGCAACCGGGACTTATTTGGATGTTCAAAAAATCCTCAATGCCGCCCGGCAAAGCGGCGCCCAGGCAATTCACCCAGGCTACGGCTTCCTCTCGGAAAACGCCGCTTTCGCCGAGGCCTGTGAGGCGGCGGGCATCGCCTTTGTTGGCCCGACCCCGGAACAGCTGCGAGTGTTCGGCCTCAAGCACACCGCCCGCGCGCTGGCCAAACAGCATGGTGTTCCCATGCTCGAAGGTACTGAGCTACTGGACAGCGTGGCTGCAGCGCTCACCGCTGCCGAGCAGGTCGGCTACCCAATCATGCTGAAAAGTACCGCAGGTGGCGGCGGCATCGGCATGCGTGTGTGCTGGAACGCCACCGAGTTGAGTGATGCCTTTGAAACGGTCAAACGTCTGGGTCAGAACAACTTCAGCGATGCCGGTGTATTTATCGAAAAATACATCCAGCGTGCCCGGCATCTGGAGGTACAGGTATTCGGCGATGGTCAGGGCGGCGTGCTGGCTCTGGGCGTGCGCGACTGCTCGGTGCAGCGGCGCAATCAGAAAGTGGTTGAGGAAACCCCCGCACCCAATCTGCCGGAGGGTATGGCGGATGCGCTGTGCGAGGCCGCGATCCAGCTGGCCAGCGCCGTGCAATACCGCAGCGCCGGTACTGTGGAGTTTGTCTACGACAGCGAAGCCGCACAATTCTATTTCCTCGAGGTCAACACCCGTCTGCAGGTGGAGCACGGCGTTACCGAGCAGGTCTGGGGTGTGGACCTGGTGCGCTGGATGATCGAGCTGGCGGCCGGCGATCTGCCGCCGCTGGCCGAACTGGGCAAGGACCTGAAAGCCCAGGGCCATGCCATCCAGGCGCGGGTGTATGCCGAGGATCCTGGCCGCGATTTCCAGCCCTGCCCCGGTTTGCTGACCGCGGTGAACTTTCCGGACGCCAACGGGCAAGCCTTGCGCATCGATACCTGGGTGGAAGCCGGTTGCGAGATCCCGCCCTACTTTGATCCGATGATCGCCAAGATCATCTGCTGGGAACCTACCCGAGAAGCAGCCCGCGCCGCCCTGCACAGCACCCTTGGCGCCACGCAGCTGTATGGCGTAGAAACCAATATCGAATATATTCGCCAGATTCTGCTGGATACGCCCTTTGCCAGCGGGGAACCCTGGACCCGCTGTCTGGAGCAGCTTAGTTATCAGGCCAATACCTTCGAAGTGGTCAGTGGTGGTACGCAAACCACCGTGCAGGACGTACCCGGTCGTCTCGGCTACTGGGCTGTTGGCGTACCGCCTTCCGGGCCGATGGATAATCTCGCGTTAAGATTGGGCAACCGTCTGCTGAACAATCCGAGCGACGCCGCCGGCCTGGAAATCACCATGACCGGCCCAACGCTGAAGTTCAACACCGATGCGGTGGTCGCGGTGACCGGTGCCGAGATCCCGCTGCACGTTGATGGCGAGCCGCAGCCGATGCATACCAGTCTGCTGATCAAGGCTGGCAGCCAAATGGCCCTGGGCACCATTCTTGGCACGGGGGCGCGCAGCTATCTTTCACTGCGTGGCGGCGTGCAGGTGCCGAATTATCTGGGCAGCAAAAGCACCTTCACCCTGGGCCAGTTTGGTGGGCATGCCGGTCGCGCGCTGCGCACGGGTGACGTGCTGCATCTACCGGCACTAACTGATGCCCACGCAGGCGAGAGTCTGGCCGAGGACATGCGCACCAGCTTGCCGGCCGTCAGAGAACTGCGCGTAATCTACGGCCCGCACGCGGCGCCAGAATATTTTACCCAGGCGTATATGCAGCGGTTTCTGGATACCGACTGGGAAGTGCATTTCAACTCCAGCCGCACCGGCGTACGACTGATCGGACCCAAACCCGAGTGGGTGCGCGAAGACGGCGGCGAGGCCGGACTGCACCCCTCGAATATTCATGACAACCCCTACGCCATCGGCGCCGTGGACTTTACCGGCGACATGCCGGTGATCCTCGGTCCTGATGGGCCGAGCCTGGGCGGCTTCGTTTGCCCGGTGAGCATCATTGAGGCCGATCTGTGGCAGATGGGCCAGCTCAAGGCTGGCGACCGGGTACGCTTTATCCCGGTAGCGCTGGAAACCGCACGCGAACTGGCTGTGCTGCGTAACCAGGCCATCCAGCAGTTGCAGCCGCTTTGCCCCGCCAGCAGCACTGCGGTCGTGCCGGAATCACCGATCGTGCTGGATATCGGCGAAGACGATACGCGCCTGGTCGCGCGGCTGTCCGGCGATACTCATCTATTGTTGGAAATTGGCCAGCCAGAGCTCGACCTGGTGCTGCGCTTTCGCGGGCACGCGCTGATGCAATCGCTGGAGGCGATGCAGTTGCCGGGCGTGAACGATCTGACGCCGGGCATACGCTCGCTGCAGGTGCACTATCAGCCGGAGACGCTCCCGATAGATCGGTTGCTGCGCATCGTCGAGGATGCCTGGGAAGCGGTCTGTAGCGCACGGGATCTCAAGGTGCCCTCGCGCATCGTGCACCTGCCGCTGTCCTGGGACGATCCGGCGTGCCAACTGGCCATCGACAAGTACATGACCACCGTGCGCAAGGACGCCCCCTGGTGCCCGAGCAACCTGGAATTCATTCGCCGCATCAATGATCTGCCGAATCTGGATGAGGTCTACCGGACCGTGTTCGAGGCCAGCTATCTGGTCATGGGCCTGGGCGACGTGTACCTGGGCGCACCGGTCGCCACACCGTTGGACCCGCGCCACCGCCTGGTCACCACCAAATACAACCCGGCCCGCACCTGGACTGCGGAGAACTCGGTGGGCATCGGTGGCGCTTATATGTGTGTGTACGGCATGGAAGGGCCTGGCGGCTACCAGTTCGTCGGCCGCACGCTGCAGATGTGGAATCGCTACCGTGAAGTCGAGGCCTTTGGTGGCATGCCCTGGCTGCTACGGTTTTTCGACCAGATCCGTTTTTACCCCGTCAGCGCCGATGAATTGCAGGTGATTCGCCGCGAATTCCCGCTGGGACGCTACCCGCTACGCATTGAAGAAACCGAACTGCGCCTGAATGATTACCAGGCTTTTCTCGATCAGGAGGCAGACGGTATTCAGGCATTTCGCCAGCAACAGCAGGCCGCGTTCAGGGCCGAGCGGGAGCGCTGGATTGCCAGCGGGCAGGCCAATTACGAAAGTGAAGAAGCCACCCCCGAAGACACTGAAGAAGCCCCGCTGCTGGCTGATCAGCAGGGGGTCGAGAGCCACATCGCCGGCAACCTGTGGCAGGTTCAGGTCGAGCAAGGCGCTCAGGTCAAGGCCGGGGATGTGCTGGTAATTCTGGAGTCGATGAAGATGGAAATACCCGTGGTCGCGCCCTGCGACGGGGTAGTCAGTTCAATCCACGTGCAGCCCGGCTCCGCGGTGCGTGCCGGCCAGCGGGTGCTGGTACTGCAACAGGCTTGAGCATCGGACGCGGGCGGCGTAGCAAGGGAGTGCTGCACCGTTCTGTCGTTTTACCTCAACCCTTGCCCAAGGCTACCTGGTAAAGCCGATTCTTCTTTTCGCCGGTGATCTGCGCTGCCAGCGCAGCGGCCTGCTTGACCGGCAGCTCGCTGAGCAGAATATCCAGTACCCGCTGCGCTTCTGGATTCAAGCCTTCGCTCTCCTCAGGGGCGGGCATCGCCTCGACAATCAACACACACTCGCCGCGCTGCTGATCAGAGTCCGCGCGCACCCATTCAACCAGCTCGGCGATCGGCGCACCCTTGATGGTTTCAAAGGTCTTGGTCAACTCGCGCGCCAATACCACCTGCCGTTCAGGGCCAAAGATATCCAGCATATCTTCCAGGCATTCCAGCAACCGATGCGGCGCTTCATAGAGCATCCAGGTCCGCGGCTCAGTGGCCAGGCCCTGCAACCGTTGACGTCGCCCATGCGCCTTGGCCGGCAGAAAACCTTCAAAGGCAAAGCGGTCCGACGGCAACCCCGCCGCACTCAGCGCAGCGATCAGCGCGCAGGCACCAGGGATCGGGCATACCCGCACGCCCGCCTCACGGGCCTGGCGCACCAGGTGATAGCCAGGGTCGGAAATCAACGGCGTGCCCGCATCGGAAATCAGCGCCATGTCTTCGCCCGCGAGCATGCGTTCGACCAGGCGCACGCTTTTGTCGCGCTCGTTGTGGTCATGGCAGGCGGTGGTGGGGGTCGAAACACCAAAGTGCTGCAGCAGGCGCGCACTGTGACGCGTGTCTTCGGCTGCGATCAGCGCCACCGTACGCAATACATCAAGTGCCCTGGGCGACATATCCTGCAGATTGCCAATTGGCGTGGCGACGACATAAAGAGTACCGGACATGACTTTTCCTGGGCTGGACGTTACGACCATTGTACAGGACGTGATGCAGCGCATGGCGATTGCCGCCCCCCTTGGTTACAATGGCGGCTTAAATCCCACGGGCCACGCACGTCTGCGTCCCCAGCGCAAGGATACCGCCGCATGCTACGCAGCCATCGCCTGCCGTTTTTACCTCTGACCCTGGCTGTGCTGATTGCCGGCTGTGCCTCCGCCCCGCAAGAGCTGGGCGATTTACCACGTACACCGCAGGCCTCTGCGGACAAGATCCTCGAAGATGCGGACCGGTATTCCGGCGCAGAAGCGAATCTGCTGCGCTTGTATGCGGCCCAGGCTGCCAGTGACGCTGGCGCCCACGAAAAAACCATGATTATTCTTCAACGTGTTCCGCAGAGCGACCTGCCGCTCGACCAGCAGATACGTTTCAGCCAATTGCAGGCCATCAGCGCCATGGCACTGAATGAGCCGAAAATTGCCCTGCGCGCATTGCAGCATCCTTCGATCAGCCGGATCGACACCCTGCCACTGGACGAACAATTGCACATCCAGCGGCTACAGGCCGAAGCCAATGATCAGGTTGGAGATCACCTGAAAGCAGCCGAGCAGCGCATTTTCATGCACGGCCTGCTGCCGGCTAGCGCACAGCCCGCTAACCTGCAGGCGATCTGGGAAGGCATCAGCCAGATGTCGCCCGAGGAGCTGCAGGCAGCCGCAGCCACCAGTACTGGCGAGCTGGCGGCCTGGGTGGAACTGGCTCTGATTGATCAGACGCTGAACAATCTGGATTTGCAGGTCCGTGCGCTGAAGCAATGGCAGCAAGAAAACCCTGATCACCCAGCGGCGCAACAGCTACCGGCATCCTTGTCGCAACTGATCGAACTACACAGCAGCCGGCCACAGCATATCGCCTTGTTGCTGCCTTTCCAGGGTGAACTGGCCGCCGCTGCCCAGGCATTGCGTGACGGCTTTCTTGCTGCTCAATATCAGGCTTTCAGTGAAGGGCTGGATCAACCCGAGGTCAGCCTTTACGACTCCACTGCCTACACCGATCTTGACGCGTTCTATCGCCAGGCGATGGCGGACGGCGTGGAATGGGTCATCGGCCCATTGGAGCGCGAGCAGGTCAGCCGCA
This genomic stretch from Halopseudomonas pelagia harbors:
- a CDS encoding urea amidolyase associated protein UAAP2, with translation MTLTHSDKQPDNASLRSHIAAGEPFMLDIKAGQTVRLLDLEGNQAVDTLFYSASNPRERYDVQRTLRRQNSVYLTAGSVLYSNMGNPMLTISADTCGRHDTLGGACAQESNTVRYALNTRYMHSCRDNFLRASLHDGRLTKADISANINFFMNVPVTPEGGLTFEDGISGAGKYVELVAHMDIIILISNCPQLNNPCNGYNPTPAEILVWDQ
- the uca gene encoding urea carboxylase produces the protein MFDTLLIANRGAIACRILRTLKSLDVRGVAVYSEADAASLHLQQAEEAISLGEGAATGTYLDVQKILNAARQSGAQAIHPGYGFLSENAAFAEACEAAGIAFVGPTPEQLRVFGLKHTARALAKQHGVPMLEGTELLDSVAAALTAAEQVGYPIMLKSTAGGGGIGMRVCWNATELSDAFETVKRLGQNNFSDAGVFIEKYIQRARHLEVQVFGDGQGGVLALGVRDCSVQRRNQKVVEETPAPNLPEGMADALCEAAIQLASAVQYRSAGTVEFVYDSEAAQFYFLEVNTRLQVEHGVTEQVWGVDLVRWMIELAAGDLPPLAELGKDLKAQGHAIQARVYAEDPGRDFQPCPGLLTAVNFPDANGQALRIDTWVEAGCEIPPYFDPMIAKIICWEPTREAARAALHSTLGATQLYGVETNIEYIRQILLDTPFASGEPWTRCLEQLSYQANTFEVVSGGTQTTVQDVPGRLGYWAVGVPPSGPMDNLALRLGNRLLNNPSDAAGLEITMTGPTLKFNTDAVVAVTGAEIPLHVDGEPQPMHTSLLIKAGSQMALGTILGTGARSYLSLRGGVQVPNYLGSKSTFTLGQFGGHAGRALRTGDVLHLPALTDAHAGESLAEDMRTSLPAVRELRVIYGPHAAPEYFTQAYMQRFLDTDWEVHFNSSRTGVRLIGPKPEWVREDGGEAGLHPSNIHDNPYAIGAVDFTGDMPVILGPDGPSLGGFVCPVSIIEADLWQMGQLKAGDRVRFIPVALETARELAVLRNQAIQQLQPLCPASSTAVVPESPIVLDIGEDDTRLVARLSGDTHLLLEIGQPELDLVLRFRGHALMQSLEAMQLPGVNDLTPGIRSLQVHYQPETLPIDRLLRIVEDAWEAVCSARDLKVPSRIVHLPLSWDDPACQLAIDKYMTTVRKDAPWCPSNLEFIRRINDLPNLDEVYRTVFEASYLVMGLGDVYLGAPVATPLDPRHRLVTTKYNPARTWTAENSVGIGGAYMCVYGMEGPGGYQFVGRTLQMWNRYREVEAFGGMPWLLRFFDQIRFYPVSADELQVIRREFPLGRYPLRIEETELRLNDYQAFLDQEADGIQAFRQQQQAAFRAERERWIASGQANYESEEATPEDTEEAPLLADQQGVESHIAGNLWQVQVEQGAQVKAGDVLVILESMKMEIPVVAPCDGVVSSIHVQPGSAVRAGQRVLVLQQA
- the rsmI gene encoding 16S rRNA (cytidine(1402)-2'-O)-methyltransferase, coding for MRCITSCTMVVTSSPGKVMSGTLYVVATPIGNLQDMSPRALDVLRTVALIAAEDTRHSARLLQHFGVSTPTTACHDHNERDKSVRLVERMLAGEDMALISDAGTPLISDPGYHLVRQAREAGVRVCPIPGACALIAALSAAGLPSDRFAFEGFLPAKAHGRRQRLQGLATEPRTWMLYEAPHRLLECLEDMLDIFGPERQVVLARELTKTFETIKGAPIAELVEWVRADSDQQRGECVLIVEAMPAPEESEGLNPEAQRVLDILLSELPVKQAAALAAQITGEKKNRLYQVALGKG